One window of Nymphaea colorata isolate Beijing-Zhang1983 chromosome 1, ASM883128v2, whole genome shotgun sequence genomic DNA carries:
- the LOC116260347 gene encoding uncharacterized protein LOC116260347 has product MLSELAISWCSRIPLPTGNQLKPCGLLSCWNAKTTRCGNSSLRSANKRCMKSQPFGKIVKLVAKESVGSLWVSRRLIVGGGGVLPLVMMVMGGGEGSPFSAYARPKKSEIEEVLKNVEWPEKFPFKDEDFQRFDESSDSLFYSAPRFVTHIDDPAINALTNYYSLVFPPSNTPGVSLLDMCSSWVSHYPRGYRQERIVGMGMNDEELKKNSVLTEYVVQDLNVKPQLPFEGGSFDIITNVVSVDYLTRPLEVFKEMCRVLKPGGLAIMSFSNRCFWTKAISIWTSTGDADHVLIVGSYFHYAGGFETPQAVDISPNPGRSDPMYVVYARKAQA; this is encoded by the exons ATGCTGAGTGAACTTGCTATTAGCTGGTGCTCAAGGATTCCGCTTCCCACAGGCAATCAACTAAAACCATGCGGCCTCTTGTCTTGTTGGAATGCGAAGACAACGCGTTGCGGCAACAGTTCCCTTCGTTCTGCTAACAAGAGGTGCATGAAATCGCAGCCATTTGGCAAAATCGTTAAGTTGGTAGCAAAGGAAAGCGTTGGTTCTTTGTGGGTGTCAAGAAGGTTGATTGTAGGTGGTGGTGGAGTTCTGCCGCTGGTGATGATGGTAATGGGTGGTGGTGAAGGAAGCCCGTTTTCAGCTTATGCTAGACCTAAGAAATCCGAAATCGAAGAG GTGTTAAAGAATGTGGAGTGGCCAGAGAAGTTTCCTTTCAAGGATGAAGATTTTCAACGGTTTGATGA GTCCTCGGATTCTTTATTCTATTCTGCTCCACGTTTTGTGACACACATAGATGATCCAGCCATTAATGCACTCACAAATTATTACTCATTAGTGTTCCCTCCAAGCAATACACCAGGAGTGTCTCTGCTAGATATGTGCAGCAGTTGG GTAAGCCATTACCCTCGTGGCTATAGACAAGAGAGAATTGTGGGAATGGGAATGAATGACGAGGAGCTCAAGAAGAATTCT GTTCTGACAGAGTATGTGGTTCAAGATCTAAATGTGAAACCACAACTTCCATTTGAAGGCGGGTCTTTTGATATCATAACTAATGTG GTCAGTGTTGATTATTTGACCAGACCATTAGAAGTATTCAAGGAAATGTGTAGAGTTCTTAAACCTGGAGGTCTAGCTATAATGAG tttttcaaatcGTTGTTTTTGGACGAAGGCAATTTCCATATGGACATCCACTGGTGATGCTGATCATGTGTTGATTGTCGGTTCCTATTTTCACTATGCTGGAGGCTTTGAAACACCTCAG GCCGTTGATATTTCTCCAAATCCAGGGCGATCAGATCCAATGTATGTTGTCTATGCAAGAAAAGCGCAAGCTTAA
- the LOC116260337 gene encoding vacuolar protein sorting-associated protein 35B-like isoform X2 — translation MMQSDGSEDQEKWLAEGIAGLQQNSFYMHRALDSNNLRDALKYSAQMLSELRTSRLSPHKYYELYMRAFDELRRLEMFFREEIKRGCSIVDLYELVQHAGNILPRLYLLCTVGSVYIKSKEAPAKDVLKDLVEMCRGVQHPIRGLFLRSYLSQISRDKLPDIGSEYEGGADTVIDAVEFVLQNFTEMNKLWVRMQHQGPAREKEKREKERSELRDLVGKNLHVLSQLEGVDLDMYKETVLPRVLEQVVNCKDEIAQYYLMDCIIQVFPDEYHLQTLETLLDACPQLQPTVDIKTVLSQLMERLSNYAAASTEVLPEFLQVEAFAKLSAAIGKVIEAQPDMPIVGAITLYVSLLTFTLRVHPDRLDYVDQVLGACVKKLAGKGKIDDSRATKQVVALLSAPLDKYNNIVTALKLSNYPRVMDYLDYGTNKVMAVFIIQSIMKNNTQISNSEKVEALFELMKGLIRDIDGTPDDELDEEDFKEEQNSVARLIHMLMNDDHEEMMKIITTVKKHVLQGGPRRLPFTIPPLVFSALKLVRSLQGQEGQGASEEGDVTPKKIFQLLTQIIEALSLVPSPELALRLYLQCAEAANDCELEPVAYEFFTQAFILYEEEIADSKAQVTAMHLIIGTLQRMNIFGVENRDTLTHKATGYSAKLLKKPDQCRAVYACSHLFWVDDQDGAKDGERVLLCLKRAIRIANAAQQMANVTRGSSGPVTLFVEILNKYLYFFEKGNPQITSTVIQGLIDLITNEMQSDNIAPDRSADAFFASTLRYIQFQKQKGGTMGEKYGPIKV, via the exons ATGATGCAATCAGACGGCTCAGAAGACCAGGAGAAATGGCTCGCGGAGGGGATCGCCGGCCTGCAGCAGAACTCCTTCTACATGCACCGCGCCCTC GACTCGAACAACCTTCGGGATGCGCTCAAGTACTCGGCGCAGATGTTATCCGAGCTCCGGACGTCGCGCCTCTCACCGCACAAATACTATGAACTTT ATATGAGAGCGTTTGATGAGTTGCGGAGATTGGAGATGTTCTTCAGGGAGGAAATTAAGCGGGGCTGCTCTATTGTGGACTTGTACGAGCTCGTGCAGCACGCTGGGAACATTCTGCCTAGATT gTATCTGCTCTGCACGGTAGGATCAGTGTACATCAAGTCAAAAGAGGCTCCTGCTAAAGATGTGCTGAAAGACCTTGTGGAGATGTGTCGGGGAGTTCAGCATCCTATACGTGGTCTTTTCCTGAGAAGTTATCTTTCTCAAATAAGTAGAGACAAATTACCTGACATTGGATCTGAATATGAAGG GGGTGCTGACACTGTTATTGATGCTGTGGAGTTTGTGTTACAAAATTTCACCGAGATGAATAAACTTTGGGTGCGCATGCAACATCAG GGACCTGCcagggaaaaggagaaaagggagaaagaaaggagtGAGCTTCGGGACCTT GTTGGGAAAAATCTGCACGTTCTCAGTCAGTTAGAGGGTGTTGACCTTGATATGTACAAAGAAACTGTACTGCCAAGAGTTCTCGAGCAG GTTGTCAATTGTAAGGATGAGATTGCACAATATTACCTGATGGATTGTATCATCCAAGTCTTCCCAGATGAATATCACTTGCAAACCTTGGAAACATTGCTTGATGCCTGCCCGCAGCTTCAG CCAACTGTCGACATCAAAACAGTGTTATCTCAGTTAATGGAAAGATTATCCAATTATGCAGCTGCGAGCACAGAA gtTTTACCTGAATTTTTGCAAGTTGAAGCATTTGCAAAATTAAGTGCTGCCATTGGTAAG GTCATAGAAGCACAGCCAGACATGCCTATTGTTGGAGCTATAACTCTCTACGTATCACTTCTTACATTTACTCTAAGGGTTCATCCTGACCGACTTGATTATGTTGACCAAGTACTG GGTGCTTGTGTTAAAAAACTTGCTGGCAAAGGGAAGATTGATGATAGCAGAGCGACAAAGCAAGTTGTTGCACTTCTGAGTGCTCCCTTGGATAAGTACAACAATATTGTTACTGCACTGAAGCTCTCCAATTATCCACGAGTCATGGATTACCTTGACTATGGGACGAATAAAGTCATGGCTGTGTTTATTATCCAAAGCATCATGAAGAATAATACACAAATATCAAACTCAGAAAAA gtTGAAGCACTATTTGAGCTAATGAAGGGTCTGATACGAGATATTGATGGCACTCCTGATGATGAG CTTGATGAAGAAGATTTCAAGGAGGAGCAAAATTCTGTAGCCCGACTCATACACATGTTAATGAATGACGATCATGAGGAAATGATGAAG ATCATAACTACCGTAAAAAAGCATGTCCTCCAAGGTGGTCCAAGGCGGCTCCCTTTCACCATTCCACCCCTTGTATTTTCAGCTCTTAAG TTGGTAAGAAGCTTACAAGGTCAAGAAGGGCAAGGAGCAAGTGAAGAGGGGGATGTGACaccaaagaaaatttttcagtTATTGACTCAG ATAATAGAGGCTTTGTCACTAGTGCCTTCTCCAGAACTGGCATTAAGGTTATATTTGCAGTGTGCAGAG GCTGCAAATGATTGTGAACTTGAACCTGTTGCATATGAATTTTTCACTCAAGCATTCATTttatatgaagaagaaattgcG GATTCCAAGGCTCAGGTGACAGCAATGCATCTCATTATAGGGACACTTCAGAGGATGAACATATTTGGAGTGGAGAATAGGGACACTCTTACTCACAAAGCCACTGGC TACTCAGCTAAACTGTTGAAGAAGCCTGATCAATGTCGTGCAGTTTATGCTTGCTCGCATCTCTTCTGGGTTGATGACCAGGATGGTGCTAAGGATGGAGAAAG GGTTCTTCTGTGTTTGAAGCGTGCAATACGGATTGCAAATGCTGCTCAGCAGATGGCAAATGTGACACGTGGAAGCAGTGGACCCGTCACATTATTCGTTGAGATTCTGAACAA GTATCTGTATTTCTTTGAGAAAGGAAATCCCCAGATCACGAGCACAGTAATCCAGGGATTAATTGACTTAATAACTAATGAGATGCAAAGTGACAACATTGCCCCAGATCGATCAGCTGATGCTTTCTTTGCTAGTACTCTCCGCTATATTCAGTTCCAAAAACAGAAGGGTGGTACGATGGGGGAGAAATATGGGCCTATCAAAGTGTGA
- the LOC116260337 gene encoding vacuolar protein sorting-associated protein 35B-like isoform X1 has protein sequence MMQSDGSEDQEKWLAEGIAGLQQNSFYMHRALDSNNLRDALKYSAQMLSELRTSRLSPHKYYELYMRAFDELRRLEMFFREEIKRGCSIVDLYELVQHAGNILPRLYLLCTVGSVYIKSKEAPAKDVLKDLVEMCRGVQHPIRGLFLRSYLSQISRDKLPDIGSEYEGGADTVIDAVEFVLQNFTEMNKLWVRMQHQGPAREKEKREKERSELRDLVGKNLHVLSQLEGVDLDMYKETVLPRVLEQVVNCKDEIAQYYLMDCIIQVFPDEYHLQTLETLLDACPQLQPTVDIKTVLSQLMERLSNYAAASTEVLPEFLQVEAFAKLSAAIGKVIEAQPDMPIVGAITLYVSLLTFTLRVHPDRLDYVDQVLGACVKKLAGKGKIDDSRATKQVVALLSAPLDKYNNIVTALKLSNYPRVMDYLDYGTNKVMAVFIIQSIMKNNTQISNSEKVEALFELMKGLIRDIDGTPDDEQLDEEDFKEEQNSVARLIHMLMNDDHEEMMKIITTVKKHVLQGGPRRLPFTIPPLVFSALKLVRSLQGQEGQGASEEGDVTPKKIFQLLTQIIEALSLVPSPELALRLYLQCAEAANDCELEPVAYEFFTQAFILYEEEIADSKAQVTAMHLIIGTLQRMNIFGVENRDTLTHKATGYSAKLLKKPDQCRAVYACSHLFWVDDQDGAKDGERVLLCLKRAIRIANAAQQMANVTRGSSGPVTLFVEILNKYLYFFEKGNPQITSTVIQGLIDLITNEMQSDNIAPDRSADAFFASTLRYIQFQKQKGGTMGEKYGPIKV, from the exons ATGATGCAATCAGACGGCTCAGAAGACCAGGAGAAATGGCTCGCGGAGGGGATCGCCGGCCTGCAGCAGAACTCCTTCTACATGCACCGCGCCCTC GACTCGAACAACCTTCGGGATGCGCTCAAGTACTCGGCGCAGATGTTATCCGAGCTCCGGACGTCGCGCCTCTCACCGCACAAATACTATGAACTTT ATATGAGAGCGTTTGATGAGTTGCGGAGATTGGAGATGTTCTTCAGGGAGGAAATTAAGCGGGGCTGCTCTATTGTGGACTTGTACGAGCTCGTGCAGCACGCTGGGAACATTCTGCCTAGATT gTATCTGCTCTGCACGGTAGGATCAGTGTACATCAAGTCAAAAGAGGCTCCTGCTAAAGATGTGCTGAAAGACCTTGTGGAGATGTGTCGGGGAGTTCAGCATCCTATACGTGGTCTTTTCCTGAGAAGTTATCTTTCTCAAATAAGTAGAGACAAATTACCTGACATTGGATCTGAATATGAAGG GGGTGCTGACACTGTTATTGATGCTGTGGAGTTTGTGTTACAAAATTTCACCGAGATGAATAAACTTTGGGTGCGCATGCAACATCAG GGACCTGCcagggaaaaggagaaaagggagaaagaaaggagtGAGCTTCGGGACCTT GTTGGGAAAAATCTGCACGTTCTCAGTCAGTTAGAGGGTGTTGACCTTGATATGTACAAAGAAACTGTACTGCCAAGAGTTCTCGAGCAG GTTGTCAATTGTAAGGATGAGATTGCACAATATTACCTGATGGATTGTATCATCCAAGTCTTCCCAGATGAATATCACTTGCAAACCTTGGAAACATTGCTTGATGCCTGCCCGCAGCTTCAG CCAACTGTCGACATCAAAACAGTGTTATCTCAGTTAATGGAAAGATTATCCAATTATGCAGCTGCGAGCACAGAA gtTTTACCTGAATTTTTGCAAGTTGAAGCATTTGCAAAATTAAGTGCTGCCATTGGTAAG GTCATAGAAGCACAGCCAGACATGCCTATTGTTGGAGCTATAACTCTCTACGTATCACTTCTTACATTTACTCTAAGGGTTCATCCTGACCGACTTGATTATGTTGACCAAGTACTG GGTGCTTGTGTTAAAAAACTTGCTGGCAAAGGGAAGATTGATGATAGCAGAGCGACAAAGCAAGTTGTTGCACTTCTGAGTGCTCCCTTGGATAAGTACAACAATATTGTTACTGCACTGAAGCTCTCCAATTATCCACGAGTCATGGATTACCTTGACTATGGGACGAATAAAGTCATGGCTGTGTTTATTATCCAAAGCATCATGAAGAATAATACACAAATATCAAACTCAGAAAAA gtTGAAGCACTATTTGAGCTAATGAAGGGTCTGATACGAGATATTGATGGCACTCCTGATGATGAG CAGCTTGATGAAGAAGATTTCAAGGAGGAGCAAAATTCTGTAGCCCGACTCATACACATGTTAATGAATGACGATCATGAGGAAATGATGAAG ATCATAACTACCGTAAAAAAGCATGTCCTCCAAGGTGGTCCAAGGCGGCTCCCTTTCACCATTCCACCCCTTGTATTTTCAGCTCTTAAG TTGGTAAGAAGCTTACAAGGTCAAGAAGGGCAAGGAGCAAGTGAAGAGGGGGATGTGACaccaaagaaaatttttcagtTATTGACTCAG ATAATAGAGGCTTTGTCACTAGTGCCTTCTCCAGAACTGGCATTAAGGTTATATTTGCAGTGTGCAGAG GCTGCAAATGATTGTGAACTTGAACCTGTTGCATATGAATTTTTCACTCAAGCATTCATTttatatgaagaagaaattgcG GATTCCAAGGCTCAGGTGACAGCAATGCATCTCATTATAGGGACACTTCAGAGGATGAACATATTTGGAGTGGAGAATAGGGACACTCTTACTCACAAAGCCACTGGC TACTCAGCTAAACTGTTGAAGAAGCCTGATCAATGTCGTGCAGTTTATGCTTGCTCGCATCTCTTCTGGGTTGATGACCAGGATGGTGCTAAGGATGGAGAAAG GGTTCTTCTGTGTTTGAAGCGTGCAATACGGATTGCAAATGCTGCTCAGCAGATGGCAAATGTGACACGTGGAAGCAGTGGACCCGTCACATTATTCGTTGAGATTCTGAACAA GTATCTGTATTTCTTTGAGAAAGGAAATCCCCAGATCACGAGCACAGTAATCCAGGGATTAATTGACTTAATAACTAATGAGATGCAAAGTGACAACATTGCCCCAGATCGATCAGCTGATGCTTTCTTTGCTAGTACTCTCCGCTATATTCAGTTCCAAAAACAGAAGGGTGGTACGATGGGGGAGAAATATGGGCCTATCAAAGTGTGA